The Streptomyces sp. YIM 121038 genome includes a window with the following:
- a CDS encoding asparagine synthase-related protein yields the protein MGTLRFIAGTFATHPGRDPLASWRPRGAHTAYAASAMRIWTTAYAPDEIRACGTVDGPGEVLTLGSCLATEQELTAARQAAERSEWAATTRLPGCYLSVVRTGQTLRIAGTRAGTITVYWLPVEGGVLWASAAAPLAAYRGAEADPAVLLSAFTLRGLDTIQASHFRTVRRVPPYHALVLEAEAGPRVESVPSSARPRSFATGAPLVRDAVSTAVTRRATSNALLSADLSGGIDSTTVTCLAVAHSPLLAVTYTDARMGEQDDVRYAERIAAGSDGIRHAWVYGTRDGVQHFDALDDPAVLPLTDTPALTLGLLAIKAAQLTPATAHGSRLHLTGRGGDNVLDALPTAVIDQYRAGHRLGAFRNIVRSARAQHTALWPLLREAIRTQRIAYPQALDTLASLLDRPGALHRPGWAPPSEALSWCGITAAAAWLTPTGRRLVAELVGATAASADPRTAPGALHERLALEYMGAGHASYDQIARQQWSLPIHAPLLDTPVVDACLAIPGYERSRPGDYKPLARAAFTGQVPDLLLQRRTKTAFTGSLYAGLRTNAPVLRRLLTGSALAQGGLLDAKRAVAALDGAARGEPAPLAALHTLIVTELWLATLPTARGIWWENTLADEHQEATR from the coding sequence GTGGGCACCCTGCGGTTCATCGCCGGAACGTTCGCCACACACCCTGGCCGCGACCCCCTGGCCAGCTGGCGGCCGCGCGGGGCACATACCGCGTATGCAGCCAGTGCGATGCGGATCTGGACGACCGCGTACGCGCCCGACGAGATCCGCGCCTGCGGGACCGTCGACGGGCCAGGCGAAGTCCTCACGCTCGGCAGCTGTCTGGCCACCGAGCAGGAACTGACCGCCGCCCGGCAGGCGGCCGAACGCAGCGAGTGGGCGGCCACCACACGGCTGCCCGGCTGCTACCTGAGCGTCGTACGGACCGGGCAGACGCTGCGGATCGCCGGCACCCGTGCCGGGACCATCACCGTGTACTGGCTGCCGGTCGAGGGCGGCGTGCTGTGGGCGAGTGCCGCCGCGCCGCTCGCTGCCTATCGCGGCGCCGAGGCCGATCCGGCCGTCCTGCTCTCCGCGTTCACCCTCCGCGGTCTCGACACCATCCAGGCGAGCCACTTCCGTACGGTGCGCCGCGTCCCGCCGTATCACGCTCTCGTCCTGGAGGCGGAAGCCGGTCCACGCGTCGAATCTGTGCCGTCTTCGGCCCGCCCCCGCTCCTTCGCCACCGGGGCTCCGCTCGTACGCGACGCGGTGAGCACGGCGGTCACCCGGCGCGCGACGAGCAACGCCCTGCTCTCCGCCGACCTGTCCGGCGGCATCGACAGCACGACCGTCACCTGCCTTGCCGTCGCGCACAGCCCGCTGCTCGCCGTCACCTACACCGACGCACGCATGGGCGAACAGGACGACGTCCGGTACGCGGAGCGAATCGCAGCCGGCTCCGACGGCATCCGCCACGCCTGGGTGTACGGGACCCGCGACGGCGTCCAGCACTTCGACGCCCTCGACGACCCCGCCGTACTTCCGCTCACCGACACCCCGGCGCTTACCCTCGGACTGCTCGCCATCAAGGCGGCCCAGCTCACCCCGGCCACCGCCCACGGCTCGCGCCTGCACCTGACGGGGCGCGGCGGCGACAACGTCCTGGACGCCCTGCCGACAGCGGTGATCGACCAGTACCGCGCCGGACACCGCCTCGGCGCCTTCCGTAACATCGTCCGCAGTGCCCGTGCCCAGCACACCGCGCTGTGGCCGCTGCTGCGCGAGGCGATACGTACGCAACGAATCGCTTATCCGCAGGCGTTGGACACCCTGGCCTCGCTGCTCGACCGACCTGGTGCTCTCCACAGACCCGGCTGGGCGCCACCGTCGGAGGCCCTGAGCTGGTGCGGCATCACCGCGGCTGCGGCCTGGCTCACCCCGACCGGCCGCAGACTCGTGGCCGAGCTCGTCGGCGCCACCGCGGCGAGCGCCGACCCGCGCACCGCTCCCGGAGCACTGCACGAGCGGCTCGCCCTGGAGTACATGGGCGCCGGGCACGCGAGCTACGACCAAATTGCCCGCCAGCAGTGGAGCCTGCCCATCCACGCGCCGCTCCTGGATACACCCGTGGTCGACGCCTGCCTCGCGATCCCCGGCTACGAACGGTCCCGGCCGGGCGACTACAAGCCGCTGGCCCGCGCCGCCTTCACCGGCCAGGTCCCCGACCTCCTTCTCCAGCGGCGCACCAAGACCGCGTTCACCGGCAGCCTCTACGCCGGTCTGCGGACCAACGCGCCGGTCCTGCGCCGCCTGCTCACCGGCTCCGCCCTCGCTCAGGGCGGGCTCCTCGACGCCAAGCGGGCGGTCGCGGCGCTGGACGGCGCGGCACGGGGTGAGCCTGCACCGCTCGCTGCCCTGCACACGCTGATCGTCACCGAGCTGTGGCTGGCCACCCTGCCCACCGCACGCGGCATCTGGTGGGAGAACACCCTCGCCGACGAACACCAGGAGGCCACCCGATGA
- a CDS encoding lasso peptide biosynthesis B2 protein codes for MSSTSGIYAATSAEGIALMDIRTGRGQWRFLDPIGAQLWQTITDGTTPAEAIEKHTAQWAGRGADPSQVRVDLTALADDLERADLLRRTPQVHRHDHPEVQFAAPVPVSLAGYLAGHVGLLLALVLLRLLPIRAAVAGARIVTRLPSRSATPTEATAAFAAVRRAARWWPGRAACLEESLATFFAAAFTGRRVRWVIGARFVPQGAHAWIEAGHTIVGQLEDDRVWPYRAALQIERT; via the coding sequence ATGAGCAGCACGAGCGGCATCTACGCGGCCACCAGCGCCGAGGGCATCGCGCTGATGGACATCCGAACAGGCCGGGGACAGTGGCGGTTCCTGGACCCGATCGGCGCGCAGCTGTGGCAGACGATCACCGACGGCACCACTCCGGCCGAAGCGATCGAGAAGCACACCGCACAGTGGGCAGGCCGCGGCGCCGACCCGAGCCAGGTCCGCGTCGATCTCACCGCGCTCGCCGACGACCTCGAACGCGCCGACCTGCTGCGCCGAACGCCGCAGGTCCACCGGCACGATCACCCCGAGGTCCAGTTCGCCGCCCCCGTCCCCGTCAGCCTGGCCGGATACCTGGCGGGGCACGTCGGGCTGCTCCTGGCGCTCGTCCTGCTTCGGCTGCTGCCGATCCGGGCCGCCGTCGCCGGCGCCCGCATCGTCACCCGCCTGCCCAGCCGCTCTGCCACCCCGACGGAGGCGACGGCCGCGTTCGCTGCCGTCCGCCGCGCCGCCCGATGGTGGCCGGGCCGGGCCGCGTGCCTGGAAGAGTCCCTCGCCACCTTCTTCGCGGCCGCCTTCACCGGCCGCCGCGTGCGGTGGGTGATCGGCGCCAGGTTCGTCCCGCAGGGGGCGCACGCCTGGATCGAGGCAGGCCACACCATCGTCGGCCAGCTCGAAGACGACCGCGTCTGGCCGTACCGTGCTGCACTCCAGATAGAGCGAACCTGA
- a CDS encoding ABC transporter ATP-binding protein has protein sequence MTDIRARSGSRETPVRQAPGRLLHLPWPRRRRADVGEALPQYTVSAERHDNALADDFTTIARRLPALTVTALRLAWDADRRAVLLAAVLQLATGAITAIGLYATRGALTPLFAPGPTAERIHTALPSLALITVAAVGRSLIAATTLAVTARIGPRVDAIAELRYLNAATRVPLAAYDDAAWCDHSEAANRASKDAHLMIDALTALTAALLGLLAAAGILTALHPALLPLLLLAVIPRGAAAVRAARAAHLAERHTLSDRRLRHNLIYCTAGRATALDVRANTMRPWLLQQFTTVTDRLTEHAARVGRSTARYQLLGDTMAGGAALLVYGALLWLVLSGHIPAAAAGTAFIAVQTCRLLLTQLITGINSTYKTGLYLGDWSTFLTDAQQRAQLPAAPVPVPARPAVIAAHNISFRYPGSELPVLENISVTVRRGEVLAIVGANGAGKSTLAKLLAGLYTPTTGKVTWDEVDLTTADPDEVWARLALLPQDIARWQVSARENITLGQGDGSDETVMDAARASGADDVIARLPEGLDTSLAPSQWGGRDLSGGQWQRLAGARAFHRKDAPLLICDEPTSALDPRAEEAVYDRIRALSEGRTVILITHRLGSTRAADRIIVLDGGRLLEEGTHESLLADDGEYAALWRTQARSYADQPQR, from the coding sequence GTGACTGACATCCGAGCCCGCAGCGGTTCCCGCGAGACTCCCGTACGCCAGGCCCCCGGGCGGCTCCTTCACCTGCCGTGGCCCCGTCGGCGACGGGCCGACGTCGGGGAAGCCCTGCCGCAGTACACGGTGAGCGCCGAGCGGCACGACAACGCGCTGGCCGACGACTTCACGACGATCGCGCGGCGCCTGCCCGCCCTGACGGTGACCGCGCTCCGGCTGGCCTGGGACGCCGACCGGCGTGCCGTCCTGCTCGCTGCCGTCCTGCAGTTGGCGACCGGCGCCATCACCGCGATCGGCCTGTACGCCACCCGCGGTGCCCTCACCCCGCTGTTCGCGCCCGGACCGACGGCCGAGCGCATCCACACGGCGCTGCCCTCGCTCGCCCTGATCACCGTCGCCGCCGTCGGACGCTCCCTGATCGCCGCCACCACACTGGCCGTCACCGCACGGATCGGCCCCCGAGTGGACGCGATCGCCGAACTGCGCTACCTCAACGCCGCCACCCGCGTCCCGCTCGCCGCCTACGACGACGCGGCCTGGTGCGACCACAGCGAGGCCGCCAACCGGGCCTCCAAGGACGCCCACTTGATGATCGACGCGCTCACCGCGCTCACCGCAGCCCTGCTCGGGCTACTCGCCGCCGCCGGCATCCTCACCGCGCTCCACCCCGCGCTGCTGCCGCTCCTGTTGCTCGCCGTGATCCCGCGCGGCGCCGCCGCCGTCCGCGCCGCGCGCGCCGCTCACCTGGCCGAGCGGCACACGCTCTCCGACCGACGGCTTCGCCACAACCTCATCTACTGCACCGCCGGCCGCGCCACCGCCCTCGACGTCCGGGCCAACACCATGCGCCCGTGGCTGCTGCAGCAGTTCACCACCGTCACCGACCGGCTCACCGAGCACGCCGCCCGCGTCGGCCGATCCACCGCCCGCTACCAGCTCCTCGGCGACACCATGGCCGGAGGCGCCGCGCTCCTCGTCTACGGGGCGCTGCTCTGGCTCGTGCTCAGCGGCCACATCCCGGCGGCCGCGGCGGGCACCGCATTCATCGCCGTCCAGACCTGCCGCCTACTGCTCACTCAGCTGATCACCGGCATCAACTCGACTTACAAGACCGGCCTGTACCTCGGGGACTGGTCCACCTTCCTCACCGACGCGCAACAGCGCGCCCAGCTCCCCGCCGCCCCCGTCCCGGTGCCCGCCCGCCCGGCCGTCATCGCCGCGCACAACATCAGCTTCCGCTACCCCGGCAGCGAACTGCCCGTCCTCGAGAACATCAGCGTCACCGTGCGCCGCGGCGAAGTCCTGGCGATCGTGGGCGCGAACGGCGCGGGCAAGTCGACCCTCGCGAAACTCCTCGCCGGCCTCTACACCCCCACCACGGGCAAGGTCACCTGGGACGAGGTGGACCTGACCACGGCCGACCCAGACGAGGTGTGGGCGCGGCTCGCGCTGCTGCCCCAGGACATCGCCCGCTGGCAGGTCTCGGCCCGCGAGAACATCACCCTCGGCCAGGGCGACGGAAGCGACGAGACCGTCATGGACGCGGCCCGCGCCTCGGGCGCGGACGACGTCATCGCCCGCCTGCCCGAGGGCCTCGACACCAGCCTCGCCCCCTCTCAGTGGGGCGGCCGCGACCTGTCCGGCGGCCAGTGGCAGCGCCTGGCCGGCGCGCGGGCCTTCCACCGCAAGGACGCACCCTTGCTGATCTGCGACGAACCGACATCAGCCCTCGACCCCCGCGCCGAGGAAGCCGTCTACGACCGTATCCGCGCCCTCAGTGAAGGCCGCACCGTCATCCTGATCACCCATCGCCTCGGCTCCACCCGCGCAGCCGACCGCATCATCGTCCTGGACGGCGGACGCCTCCTCGAAGAGGGCACGCACGAGTCACTCCTGGCCGATGACGGCGAGTACGCCGCCCTGTGGCGTACTCAGGCACGGAGCTACGCCGACCAGCCCCAAAGGTGA